In a single window of the Limnochorda sp. L945t genome:
- a CDS encoding M42 family metallopeptidase, producing MVVETGTEQAQSDPLAERLMRLSAATGVSGHEGEVARLIAGEMQAWADEVRTDRLGNCIALRRGQPPAGVRAPRVMLAAHMDEIGMVVSRIDKGGFLRVSPMGGVNVQTLMGQSVTVHAAGGPVPGVVGLKPPHLTTPEERKEFPRWEDLFVDCGLDEEEARSRIQVGDIVSVDARPVTLLSDRVAGKALDNRASVAVLMEAMQRLSELRHAADVLAVATVQEEVGLRGAEVSAFGLEPDLAVAVDVTFARQRMVGEPDVTELGKGPAIAWGANMHPRIVERLHQTARLHGVPFQIEVVPGRSGTDAWAIQVARAGIPTALVSVPLRYMHTPVEVVDLRDIRETGRLLAHFAAGLDAGLLGALSDWGVATVGR from the coding sequence ATGGTCGTGGAAACAGGGACCGAGCAGGCGCAGTCCGACCCTCTCGCCGAGCGCCTCATGCGGCTTTCGGCGGCCACCGGCGTCTCGGGGCACGAAGGCGAGGTGGCTCGCCTGATTGCGGGAGAGATGCAGGCCTGGGCCGACGAAGTGCGCACGGACCGCCTGGGCAACTGCATCGCGCTGCGCCGGGGACAACCCCCCGCCGGCGTCCGGGCGCCCCGGGTCATGCTGGCCGCCCACATGGACGAGATCGGGATGGTCGTGTCCCGGATCGACAAGGGCGGCTTCTTGCGCGTGAGCCCGATGGGTGGGGTCAACGTCCAGACGTTGATGGGCCAGAGCGTCACGGTACACGCGGCCGGCGGGCCGGTGCCCGGGGTGGTGGGTCTCAAGCCACCGCACCTAACCACCCCTGAGGAGCGCAAGGAGTTTCCGCGCTGGGAGGACCTCTTCGTCGACTGCGGCCTCGACGAGGAGGAGGCCAGGAGCCGCATCCAGGTCGGCGACATCGTGAGCGTCGATGCCCGGCCGGTGACGCTGCTTAGCGACCGGGTCGCCGGCAAGGCCCTGGACAACCGGGCCAGCGTGGCGGTGCTGATGGAGGCGATGCAGCGGCTGTCGGAGTTGCGCCATGCTGCCGACGTGCTGGCGGTCGCAACGGTTCAGGAAGAGGTGGGCCTGCGAGGCGCCGAGGTGAGCGCGTTCGGCCTGGAGCCCGATCTGGCGGTGGCCGTCGACGTCACCTTCGCCCGCCAGCGGATGGTCGGTGAACCGGACGTGACGGAGCTGGGCAAGGGGCCGGCGATCGCCTGGGGGGCCAACATGCATCCTCGCATCGTGGAGCGCCTGCACCAGACGGCCCGGTTGCACGGCGTGCCGTTCCAGATCGAGGTGGTGCCGGGTCGCTCCGGCACCGATGCGTGGGCCATCCAGGTGGCCCGGGCCGGTATCCCGACCGCGCTCGTCTCCGTACCGCTCCGCTACATGCACACGCCGGTCGAGGTGGTGGACCTGCGGGACATCCGCGAAACGGGGCGCCTCCTGGCGCACTTTGCCGCAGGCCTCGACGCCGGCTTGCTCGGCGCGCTCTCGGACTGGGGGGTGGCGACGGTTGGCAGGTGA
- a CDS encoding aspartate aminotransferase family protein, whose product MAHADILAGPVSEALYRRALEAITGGVNSPSRGMEALGGGAPPFIERAEGAYLYDVDGRAYIDYVQAFGALILGHARPEMLRALDEASRRGLLFGACHPGEVQLAERLRQLFPVCEKVRFTASGTEAVMTAVRLARAATGRRVLVKFEGSYHGHFDAVLVGAGSGASTLGLDESAGIPEGIKADVVTLPYNDAPAAERWLEAHGRDAACVLVEPIVGNFGLVEPVPGFLERVARAARAVGALVIFDEVITAFRFRPGPVYVELGVEPDIVTFGKILGGGLPIGGYGARRHIMELVAPAGPVYQDGTWAGHPLSVACALATLDLIGQDAGLYRRLDDLGRALAAGVRDGAARRGVPLVVHQRCGAVSLFFTSEPDVRDFSGVRRTDARAFARFVRAMLRQGILLPPSPYEVWFLSAAHTEREVERTIRAVDAALEAVLDGS is encoded by the coding sequence GTGGCACACGCCGACATCCTGGCCGGGCCCGTGAGCGAGGCCCTTTACCGGCGCGCACTCGAGGCGATCACCGGGGGAGTCAACAGCCCCTCGCGGGGAATGGAGGCCCTGGGCGGGGGAGCTCCGCCCTTCATCGAGCGGGCAGAGGGCGCCTACCTGTACGACGTGGACGGGCGCGCGTACATCGACTACGTACAGGCGTTCGGCGCGCTCATCCTCGGGCACGCCCGCCCGGAGATGCTGCGGGCGCTGGACGAAGCATCCCGCCGCGGCCTCCTCTTCGGGGCCTGTCATCCCGGAGAGGTCCAGCTGGCGGAGCGGCTGCGGCAGCTGTTTCCCGTCTGCGAAAAGGTACGCTTCACGGCCTCGGGTACCGAGGCGGTCATGACCGCGGTGCGCCTGGCCCGGGCGGCCACCGGGCGGCGGGTGCTGGTGAAGTTCGAGGGCAGCTATCACGGCCACTTCGACGCCGTACTGGTGGGAGCCGGTTCCGGCGCTTCGACGCTCGGGCTCGACGAGAGCGCCGGCATCCCGGAGGGCATCAAGGCGGACGTCGTCACCCTGCCGTACAACGACGCGCCGGCGGCCGAGCGGTGGTTGGAGGCCCATGGCCGGGATGCCGCCTGCGTGCTCGTGGAGCCCATCGTGGGCAACTTCGGCCTGGTGGAGCCGGTGCCCGGCTTTCTCGAGCGGGTGGCCCGGGCGGCTCGAGCGGTAGGGGCGCTCGTGATCTTCGACGAGGTCATCACCGCCTTTCGTTTCCGGCCGGGGCCCGTTTACGTGGAGCTGGGCGTCGAGCCCGACATCGTCACCTTCGGCAAGATCCTCGGAGGGGGCCTGCCCATCGGCGGGTACGGGGCGCGCCGGCACATCATGGAGCTCGTGGCTCCGGCCGGCCCCGTCTACCAGGATGGAACCTGGGCCGGCCACCCCCTGTCGGTGGCGTGCGCGCTGGCCACGCTGGACCTCATCGGGCAGGACGCCGGCCTCTACCGCCGCCTGGACGACCTGGGGCGAGCCCTGGCAGCCGGCGTACGGGACGGCGCCGCGCGGCGGGGCGTACCCCTGGTGGTCCACCAGCGCTGCGGGGCCGTGAGCCTCTTCTTCACCTCCGAGCCCGACGTCCGGGACTTCTCTGGCGTGCGGCGCACGGACGCCCGGGCCTTCGCGCGGTTCGTGCGAGCCATGCTGCGCCAGGGCATCCTGCTGCCCCCATCGCCCTACGAGGTGTGGTTCCTCTCGGCCGCGCATACCGAACGGGAGGTCGAACGCACCATCCGGGCGGTCGACGCGGCGCTCGAGGCCGTGCTCGACGGCTCGTGA
- a CDS encoding serine hydrolase codes for MTRQDAIQQLEALEASFSGTIGVAASWLGAPGESPAWAHVPALRALGEGRRPGRADQPRDGAEPLRYRAREPFAAASVIKLPILCEVWRQARAGRLSLGDRIRLTAEDQVGGSGVLKDLTPGLELSVRDLAVLMISVSDNTATNMLIDRIGGPEPVNAFAAQLGLEQTLLAGKLQVRPEQYGPLQRKGLRSTTSPEDMARLLALLHRAAVPGLSEGDHWEILDILTRQQHLPSIGRYLPFDPDSVEDREPVGAVVGSKSGSIRGVRNDVGIVWTPAGAYAIALMSRDCRDLRFHPENEAEVVLGRAGLVVYRYFVGEASAA; via the coding sequence GTGACGAGGCAAGATGCCATCCAGCAGCTGGAGGCGCTCGAGGCCTCCTTCAGCGGGACGATCGGGGTCGCCGCATCATGGCTCGGTGCGCCGGGCGAGAGCCCGGCGTGGGCGCACGTCCCGGCGCTCCGGGCGCTGGGCGAGGGGCGTCGCCCGGGCCGCGCCGACCAGCCGCGCGATGGCGCCGAGCCGCTGCGCTACCGCGCGCGTGAGCCCTTTGCGGCTGCGAGCGTCATCAAGCTCCCGATCCTGTGCGAGGTGTGGCGGCAGGCGAGAGCCGGGAGGTTGAGCCTGGGAGATCGGATCCGGCTCACGGCCGAGGATCAGGTCGGGGGATCGGGCGTGCTCAAGGATCTCACCCCGGGTCTGGAGCTCTCCGTCCGCGACCTGGCGGTGCTCATGATTTCCGTCAGTGACAACACGGCCACCAACATGCTGATCGACCGCATCGGCGGGCCGGAGCCGGTCAACGCCTTCGCGGCGCAGCTGGGCCTGGAGCAGACGTTGCTCGCCGGCAAGCTCCAGGTACGGCCGGAGCAATACGGCCCGCTGCAGCGCAAGGGCCTGCGAAGCACGACCTCGCCGGAAGACATGGCCCGCCTGCTCGCCCTCCTTCACCGGGCAGCCGTCCCCGGCCTCTCGGAAGGCGACCATTGGGAGATCCTGGACATCCTGACCCGCCAGCAGCATCTTCCCTCCATCGGGCGCTACCTGCCCTTCGACCCCGACAGCGTGGAGGACCGGGAGCCGGTCGGCGCCGTCGTGGGCAGCAAGAGCGGCAGCATCCGCGGCGTGCGTAACGACGTGGGCATCGTCTGGACGCCGGCGGGGGCGTACGCCATCGCCTTGATGAGCCGCGACTGCCGGGACCTTCGCTTCCACCCGGAAAACGAAGCGGAAGTGGTGCTGGGCCGGGCAGGGCTGGTGGTCTACCGCTACTTCGTCGGCGAGGCCTCCGCAGCGTGA
- a CDS encoding HEAT repeat domain-containing protein, which yields MAIQAASDTAYEGWDALPELLVRLIAEDRERAGRLLGDPDRRIRRFVTMALAGVDDPWAPELLAEAVADAEPEIRALAAESAQRWYDDHPGNEVLPSLQQRVPALLEDPCEEVRLCVAGAVARLGGEAGVARLVDCFAAADEVLRGEILGALALYGHYPLVWRLAGAYASDERSPYLVRLLQRLAEADPRSGRQREADLGTAD from the coding sequence GTGGCCATCCAAGCGGCCTCGGACACCGCTTACGAAGGATGGGATGCCCTCCCCGAGCTGCTCGTAAGGCTCATCGCCGAAGACCGGGAGAGGGCAGGCCGTCTCCTGGGCGACCCGGACCGGCGTATCCGGCGTTTCGTCACGATGGCGCTGGCCGGCGTGGATGACCCGTGGGCCCCGGAGCTCCTGGCGGAGGCCGTGGCCGACGCCGAGCCGGAGATCCGGGCGCTGGCGGCGGAGAGCGCCCAGCGCTGGTACGACGATCATCCCGGCAACGAGGTGCTTCCCTCGTTGCAGCAACGGGTGCCTGCGCTTCTGGAGGATCCCTGCGAAGAGGTACGGCTCTGCGTCGCCGGAGCCGTCGCCCGGCTGGGCGGGGAGGCGGGGGTGGCTCGCCTGGTCGACTGCTTCGCCGCGGCCGACGAGGTGCTCCGGGGTGAGATCCTGGGGGCGCTCGCCCTTTACGGTCACTACCCGCTGGTGTGGCGGCTGGCAGGGGCCTACGCCTCCGATGAGCGGAGCCCCTACCTGGTGCGGCTGCTGCAGCGCCTGGCGGAGGCGGACCCGCGGTCCGGGCGGCAGCGGGAGGCAGACTTGGGCACGGCCGACTAG